The following DNA comes from Nitrosarchaeum sp..
CATCTTTGATAGTATTGACATTCCATACAATCTGAAGATGGCTCTAAAATTGGAGTCTTTTGTTCTTTAAGAAGATCATTTAGAACTCTTACTCTCCTTATAATTTCTTCAAACATTTTTTTATCACGAGTTAACGAAAACATGATCTCTTCTCTATCTCCAGTAATGTAAATAATCACTCCATCTGTTTTATCATAAATCCACATGCAAGCATTGAGATAAAGTAAATCATTTGCAAGAGGTGATTCTAAACTAGCATTTGTCGGTCTAAATAAAATAATTGAATTATCTGCAATCATATCGGCATGACCTCTTAACTTAATATCATCAATAGAAAATTCTTTTGGATCACTACCATATTGTAATTTTCGAAGTAGGCCAGAAAGGAGATCATTAAAACCTCGTCTTTCAACCTCTTTAGGATCAATTCTATCGTAATATGATCTTCTTAGACATTGGACCACTTCTTTTAGGTGAATGGTTTTGATGTCTTTAGCGTCTATTTCAGTCTCTAATTCTCTTCCAATAGAATCGACAGCATTTTTTATAATGCTTCTATAATCTCTATCTCCCATCATGATAAATCACTTAACAAATTCATCTTTATAGATTAGCTCATCACTTTGATCAATAATTTTGAAATTTTAGTAGAGAATGCTAATATAATAAAATGGGTTCCAAAACCTAGAATTGCGCCTACTATGATATTTCCTGTTAGAAAATAAATACCAAGAAATAGTCCTAAAGGAGGCAATGATAAAATCATGGCTAAAAACGTGCTAGCCCAAATAGTATTAGTCAAAACCTCTGTAGTAATTTCGGTTTTTTTCTTTGGAAATCTGATCATTTTAAAAATTCTATTCTACTTCCAAAATTAACTTTGACATGGTAATTTCAGTTGGTATTTTTTGTTCAACTGCAAATGCAATAGCTGCTAAATTTCTAACTTCAAATGCCGTTAGTTTAGTAATTCCCACAATTGTTGCAAAACTAAACATTTTTGTGAAAGATCTTATGGCTGTTTGGTAAATTGCCATTTCAAACGCTCTTTCAAATTCAGCAATAGCATCTAATTCTTTTTCAGTTTGAGGGATCAAAGTTTTATATTTTGTATTGGATAATTCATTAAATGCATCTTTAATTGTTGCAGCTGCAATCATTCTTCCAAGTAGTTCTTTTGCGGTAGGAGTTTGAGCAACAATTAGATCTTGAATTTGTTCTTCTTTTAATCCCCAGAATTTTCCTCTAATTACACTTAGAATATTATAAAAATCTACATCCATTCCAACCAATTTTGTAGCATCTTTATCTGCATAATTTTTCATAGCACCAGCTAAATGTTGAATTAAAATTTTATCAAAATACGTATCAAAAATTTGGACATTTTTTCTTTCACTGTATAAAGCTGCAGCCTTTGCAATTTCTTCCCCAAATTGTACTGAATTCAAGCTTGCAACTGCTTCTTCCAAATCTTTTGAAACTAATGCTTTAATGACGACATCTCTTTGCTTGATTAATTCTTCAGCATGAAGATTTACGTGAGTTTCAATTTCTTCTTGAGGTTTACCTAAAGCTTTTCCTTTTAAAATTGATTTTAAATTTGAAACAATGAATTTCATATAATATGCATCTAAAACACCTGAATTTCCTGATGTTTTTGCAATTGAATAATGTGTATCTGCTAAATGACTTCTAAGTGCAGATTCGATACCTTGTGATGTATATGGTTTTTGTACCTCTGAAATAGAATCCCCATAAATTGTATTTTTGATTCTAGTCATTAATTCATCAAGATCCCTTGATTCTGCTAACGTTTGAAAATCAGATTTTTTTAATAATTTACCTCGTTTACTATATGATTTTACAGATGCATAGACATTTTTTGCTCCACCCATTTATGTAAATTTCAATAGATGCGGATTTTAATGTTTGGCGATCTGTTCCTAAAAGCCTGATATTTTAAGTAATTTTATTAAGAAAACTGATGGTTTCTTCTTTATCCTGCTTTGGTAGATTCAAAAATGTCTCTAAAATCTCCTTTTGAATCAATAAAGACTCATCAGAAATCTCCTTTAGTTTTGAGAGTTCAAAGGGTAGTAAGTCTTTAATTTTATTATCACAAAATGCCTTTACATATTTTTGAAAAATTGAATAAGTAAAATTTGGGCTGGCCTTTGATAGATTTGTAATAATCACCTCATAATTTTTCTCCTTTGAATCTGCTTGTGAAAAAAATTTTTCTAACAATCTGTTTTTATTTCCAACATTACTTAATGATAATGCTACAAGTATTCCTTTTTTTGTTAAATGATAATATGGAATACCTTTTTCTTGAAGAGCTTTTGGGCCTCGTTTCATAGGTAATCTTCCATCTTCTTCAGCAATTCCAATTGGAATCAAAATTTCATCAAGATCTCGAAAAATTCCAGAATAGATATTTTTCCATGCAATCCCATGAATCTTTGCAATTTTCTGAGAAATCCCTGTTCTTGTTCTCTCTGCTGGATTGACATTACTTGCTAATATTGCAATAATTGATCTCTGTCTATTTGCTTCCCCTGTTAATTCTTCACCTTTTGTCTTGAAAGTATCAAAAATTGATAATTTTGTACCTGTTTTCTTCATTTAATCACCAAATGACATAATATTCATTTTCTATGATAATATCAGAATATACTGAAATATAATAATTTACATTTTTACAAGTTTTTACATCTTCAATGCTTAAATAATTTTCAATTTCGATTAATTTAATGAATTCTAGGAACCACAAGTATGCTCTATTACTTGTGGCCGCAGTAGCCATTACAGCAGCAGGTGCAATGTCACAAGCATTCGCACAAAATGTTAATGATGGTATGGACGGATACGTTGCAGGAACTAGTGGAATCTACACTGGTAATCCTAACGAATGTTGGTATGATGATGGCGAAGGTAACATGATGCCCTGTAGAATTGATACAGGTGATACAGCATGGATACTAACAGCTACTTCATTGGTACTCTTCATGTCACCCGGAGTCGGCTTCTTTTATGGCGGATTAGCCAGATCAAAGAACGTCGTCAACGTACTTGGTATGACCATAATTGTTATGGGACTTATCTCAGTACAATGGGTTCTATGGGGATATTCTCTAGCATTTGGTCCAATTGACAGTGATGCAAACATGTTCATGGGCTCACTTCAATATGTTGGCTTCAATGACGTCTCTCACTATGCACCATTAGGTGAAGCAGGTCCATGTGCAGACACATGGTCAGCGGCTTACCAGATGAATGCGATGGTGGAAGCAGATCAATGTAGTCAAGGTTGGCCAGGTACTGTACCTCATCAATTATTCGCAATGTTCCAAGCAACATTCGCAATTATTACACCAATTCTAATTATTGGTGGATTAATTGATAGAATTAAGTTCAGCGCATTGATAATCTTCATACTCCTATGGGCTACCTTCGTTTACGATCCAGTTGCACACTGGGTTTGGGGCGGTGGTTATATCGGAGGAGGCGCATTAGATCTTAATCCTGACTTATCTCCATCGTTTGCATTAGACTTTGCTGGTGGTACTGTAGTACACATTACTTCTGGATTCTCTGCATTGGCAGGTGCCTTAATCCTTGGCAGAAGACTTGGATATGGTAAAGTGCCAATGGAACCACACAACATCCCAATGGTAGTCCTCGGAGCAGGAATACTCTGGTTTGGATGGTTTGGTTTTAACGCAGGAAGCGAAGTAATGGTAGACGGCATTACCGTAAGCGCATGGACAGTTACAAATACTGCAACAGGTATGGCTGCTCTTACTTGGGTCTTGATGTCATGGGCACATACAGGAAAACCAAGTATTGTAGGAGCTGCATCAGGTGCAGTAGCAGGTTTAGTAGCTATCACTCCAGCTTCAGGTTGGGTAGGTCCAATGGCTTCAATTATAATCGGTATTGCAGCTGGAACAGTTTGTTATGCAGCTGTAACATTCAAAAACGCACGTAAATGGGACGACGCATTAGATGTATGGGGAGTACACGGAATGGGCGGTCTTACTGGTGCAATTTTGACTGGTACATTAGCTAGTCCACACATTTGGGATACCGGTGACGGTATTGGTGCATGGACTGGTACTGCAGAAGGAATGGAACAGCAAGCAATTAGCATCATTGGTGCAGCAATCTCAGTAGGTTATGCATTTGGTGTTACGATTGTAATTCTCAAAATAATGGATGCCGTTTGGCCAGGTGGAATCAGGGTCACTCCAAAAGAAGAGGAGATCGGTCTTGATTTGGCACAGCACGGAGAAAGAGCATACGTTAACGAATAAGGAAACTTCCTTTTTCTTTTATTTTTATTATTCAATACAAATCAATTTAGATTTGATCATTTTATCCAAATCATGTTAATTTCTACATCTGACCTTAACTCAATTCTAAATGATCCTAATATCATAATTGTGGATACTCGTTCATTTAAGGAATATTCTGAAAGTCATATTCCTAATGCTGTAAATTTAGATCTGTTTGCATTTCATTGGATTGATACTACAAAAGAAGGAATTGAAAATTTTAACAGTCAAACTACAACTCTTCTTTCCTTTCTTGGAGTGACACCTGAAAAAAAAGTGATCTTTTATGATGCTGTTTCTGGAATGCTTGCAGCTAGAGGTGTATGGATATTACTTTATTTTTCACATCAAAATGTCTACATGTTAGATGGTGGAATAACAAAATGGAAAAAAGAAAATCTGTCACTTGAAACAAAACCAAATGGATTCAAACCATCCAAATTTACAGGAAAGATTAATCCTAATATAATTTCTGGATTTGAATACATCAGAGATAATCTAAATAATGTAAAAATTATTGATGCTCGTTCTACAGGAGAATATACTGGAAGTGTAATTAGAGCCGCTCAATCTGGACACATCCCAAACTCAATCAATATTGATTGGAATGAAAACCTCGAAAAAGATGGTACTTTTAAGACTAATTCAGAACTGTCAAAACTATATGATTTTCCAAAGGATTCAGAAATTATTACTTATTGTCAGGGTGCTTATAGAGCAGCAAATTCTTTTCTTGCTTTAAAAAAACTAGGATTTCATAAAGTACGCGTATATCTTGGTTCTTGGGGAGAATGGGGAAATAAACCAGAATTGCCCGTTGAAAAATAATGATTTTATTTTAAACTCAGATTATTTTAAATCAAAAATTTATTTTTTCTTCCAAATAAATTGGTTGTAAATTAGTTCTGGTCTGATTTGTCTGAATGGCTGAGAACCACCTACATACCATTTTGTAAAGAATTCGTATAAGTGTAATCTGAGTGACTGGATATACACGATCAACCCTTCAATCATCATAATTCCCAAGTTTCCACCAATAATCATTGCCATAGCTCCGCCAGATTCTGCACCGCCCAAAGATGCAAATGCATTATTTACTGTCATTAACAATGCAGCATGTACAAGTAACATAATTCCAAGTCGAGCATAACTAATTGTGTGAGCTAAACTTTCTACGGTTTTACCAAGCAATACTTCCATGAGAACACTCGCAGGATCTCCTCCGCTTTCTGGATGTTTCTTTGCATGTAAAATACCCCCAACCATCATCAGTACCATTGATGCGATAACAATGATAACTGCAATTCTTGTAACGATCCAAACCTGTGCCCAATCTCCAAGAAATATTGTAACCCAAGGAACAGCTTCAGTATGTACTTTTGAATACATGTTCATCACATCATATTGTGAACCAATAGCACACATCATTATGACAACAATACCTCCATAGAGTGTAATGTTTGGAATTGCTTCAGTAAACATTACAAGTTTGTGTCCTTCTGCAGCTAATCTTCTGATTCGCAAAACCATAGCCCACACTAGATGAACAATTCCAATGAATAATGACACTTTGAGTATATTGATGACTTGATCAAACGTAAGTTCAGCAACACTAAGAATTCCAACAATCCAACTAACTGGATATAGTACTCCTCCTTCTTCTAAAAGTCCTTCAAATGGACCCATATGAGAAATATGATATCCAAACATCTCTCCAGTACCTACACCTGCTATTGCAGCTGATGCACCAGAGATTGCAATGAGCATTCCCCATCTTGCTAAATCGCCCTGTCCTTTTACTTTGAATAACAATCCTAATCCCATTAATAATAATCCGTGACCCATATCTGCAAACATCAATCCATAAAAAATTGGCCACATTAGTGCAATCATAGGAGTTGGATCCGGCTCTCCTTTCTTTGGAATACCCTGGCTTTTTGTAATAACCTCAAAAGTTCTTACAAATTTCTTATTTTCAAATAACGTAGGTAATTCCTCTACATGTTTTGGATCAGTAACATCTTCAATTATTGACATCCATTGTTTTGTAGAATCTTTAAACTTGACTTCCATTCTTTTTGGAATATATCCTTGTATTACTGCAAAATTTTTAGTACCTCCAGGTTTTCTTAACATTTCAAGAACATCTTTTGCAACTAATGCTTTTTCATGAATAGCAAGAATATCTTGTCGAATTTTCTTTTTGTATTTTAAAAGTTCTTTAGATATTGAAGTTTGTTTTGTGGTTAATTCTTTAATTTTGGATTCGGCCAACGCATAAGCTTCACTAGGAACTTGTGGAAATCCCTCTGGAATCTTAAATGAATTAGAATTAAAGCTTCTTAGGATCTTGAAAACTTTTTCAGAATCTTCAATATCGGAAATTACTAAAAGTGCAGTTTTGTCTTTGCTTTCTAAATCGTATTTGTATATTGCAATGCCTTCAAGTGAACGACTAATTTCTTCATAGTCTGAAGAATTAATTACAAAAAGATTTGTAAAAAAATATCTCATTAATCCAAATCCGGTAAGATCTAGATTCATTTTTCTAATTACTTCCAAAGTATCCTTGAGTGATTTGTATTCCTCAATAGCAAGTCTAGTGTTTTGTGCATCCTCTAATAATTTAGCAGGTTCATCGATAATTGATGGAGTTGTTTTTCTCAAATCATTTATCATATGTTCAATTTCATCAATTTCGTAATTTTTTTTCTTGATTACTGTACCTTTGAAGAGTATCTCCATAATTCCTACTGTTAATGGAATTCCCATACCCTTGACCACATCATCAATTGATTGGAATATTTTTTGTGCATCTAATAGTAAATCATCAATTTCAGGTGTTACTTGATCACTTGATGAATCAATTTTATGAAACCATTCAAACTCTGTTAATCTAGATATTGCCTGTGGAGATTCACTTCTTGGCAAAACTATAGTTCCCAGTTTTAGATCGGCGGTTCCCAAGACATTCCTGTGTAATTTTATTTAGTTTAATATCTTTCCAAAATTGCCCTTTTTCCCAAACATTAAAATCTATTATGAATTAACGCGTCACATTGGGATCTAATTCTGCATTAGAACAAACAATCGACAAAATACTTACAAAAACCGAGAAAGATGTTTTGTCAAATATCCGATCTGCCCTGACCGAATCTAATCAAACCCTTGATGATTCTATTCCTAAACTGGAGCGAGAATATGATAAAATTATCTCAGATGGCAAAAAAGAGGCAGATAAAATAGAAAAACAGCTTATTGGAAGCTCCGATCTTGAGGCCAGAAATAACAGACTTTTGGCATTGGAAAAAGCAGTAGACGATGTATTTACAAAAGCAATTGAACAAATTTCAAATACAAATCGTAATGATAATTATTCTAAACTAATGACAACCTTATTGGATGAAGCAACTACAATTTTAGGTACAACCAAAGTTGTAATTTCAACAAATTCTAAAGACAAAAACATAGTCCAATCTTTATTATCCAAATATTCTGGTGCAGAACTATCTCCAGAACCGATTACCTGTATGGGAGGTATTACGGTAAAATCAAAAGATGGCGGAATGAAATTTGATAATACTATTGATGCAAGAATACAGCGTATGAAGCCTTTAATAAGGAAAGAAATTGCCACAAAATTCGGAGTAGGTAATTAGTATGGCAGCTCAAGGTAGAATTGTTTGGGTCAGCGGTCCTGCAGTAAAGGCCGATGGAATGTCTGATGCCAAAATGTATGAAACTGTAGTTGTTGGTAACTCAAAATTAGTTGGCGAAGTTATTCGTCTGACTGGCGATGTCGCATTTATTCAAGTTTACGAGTCAACAAGTGGACTAAAACCAGGTGAACCTGTAGTTGGTACAGGAAACCCACTTAGCGTTTTATTAGGTCCAGGTATTATTGGACAAATTTACGATGGAATTCAAAGACCATTAAAAGAATTATCAAAAGCTTCTGGTTCATTCATTGGTAGAGGTATTACTACAACTCCTGTTGACATGGTAAAGAAATTCCACTTTGTGCCATCTGTTAGTAACGGTGATGAAGTCGCTGCAGGAAATGTTCTTGGAACTGTTCAGGAAACTGATCTTATTCTTCATTCTATTATGGTTCCACCAGATCATCCTGGCGGAAAGCTCTCAAATATGGTAAGTGAAGGAGATTATAATTTAGAAACTGTATTAGCTACAACTGAAAAGAATGGACAAAAAATTCAACTTAAAATGTATCACAGATGGCCTGTTAGAAAACCACGTCCATACCATACACGATACGATCCAACAGTTCCACTTCTTACCGGACAACGTGTAATTGATACATTCTTCCCAATTGCTAAAGGAGGAACTGGTTCTATCCCAGGAGCATTTGGAACAGGAAAAACTGTTACATTACATCAGATTGCAAAATGGGCTGATTCTCAAGTTGTAGTTTACATCGGATGCGGTGAAAGAGGAAACGAAATGACTGAAGTACTCGTTGAATTTCCACATCTTAAAGATCCACGTAGTGGCAAACCACTTATGGATAGAACAGTTTTGGTTGCAAACACAAGTAACATGCCAGTAGCTGCAAGAGAAGCAAGTATCTACACTGGTGTAACAATTGCAGAATATTACAGAGATATGGGTTATGACGTCGTACTTGTAGCTGATTCTACTAGCAGATGGGCAGAATCACTCAGAGAAATGAGTGGAAGATTAGAAGAGATGCCTGCAGAAGAAGGATATCCATCATATCTTGCATCAAGATTAGCAGAATTTTATGAAAGAGCAGGACGTGTTAAAGCAGTAGGCAGTCCTGATCGTGACGGCTCTGTTACACTAGTTGGAGCAGTTTCACCATCAGGTGGAGATTTCACTGAACCTGTAACAACACATACCATGAGATTTATCAAAACATTTTGGGCTTTAGATGCAAAACTTGCTTACTCTAGACACTATCCATCAATTAACTGGATGAACAGCTATTCTGGTTATCTTGGAGATATTGCAAAATGGTGGGGTGAGAATATCAATAGTGATTGGTTATCACTAAGAAGTGAAGCTTATGGTGTATTACAAAGAGAGGATACACTAAAAGAAATTGTTAGACTCTTAGGTCCTGAAGCATTACCTGATGAAGAAAAACTAATTCTTGAAGTTGCAAGAATGTTAAAGATTGGTCTATTACAACAAAACTCATTTGATGATGTTGATACCTATTGCAGTCCTCAAAAGCAGTACAAATTATTAAAATTATCAGTAGAATTTTACAAGCGAGGTCAACAAGCACTTAAAGAAGGCGCATCATTAGCTGACATTCGTGCAATGACAATAATTCCTACATTGCTTAAAGCAAGAATGGATATCAAAGATGATGAAATTCCTAAACTTGATCAATTAGATATTGATATGAAAGAACAATTCAAATCTATTACAGGAGTGAAAGTTTCGAATTGACAGCTAAAGGTGGAGTTCAATACAGCAAGATTGCTGAAATCAAAGGTCCATTGGTAGTTGTTGACGATGTTGAAAATGCAGCATTTGATGAACTTGTAGAAATTGAAACTAAAGAAGGGGAAAGAAGATTAGGTAAAGTTCTTGAAGTTGGAAATGGTAAAGCAATAGTTCAGGTGTTTGAAGGAACCACTGGATTATCTATTTCTGGTACCAGCGCAAAATTTGTTGGTAAACTAATGGAAATGCCAGTATCAAAAGAAGTACTTGGCAGAGTATTTGATGGACTAGGTAGACCAAAAGATGGACTCCCAGATCCAATTGCTGATAAATTTATTGATATCAACGGAGAACCAATGAATCCAGAACAGCGTGAATATCCAAAAGACTTCATTCAAACTGGTGTTTCTGTAATTGATGGAATGATTACTCTTGTAAGAGGACAAAAGTTACCAATATTTTCTGGCTCTGGTATGT
Coding sequences within:
- a CDS encoding V0D/AC39 family V-type ATPase subunit encodes the protein MGGAKNVYASVKSYSKRGKLLKKSDFQTLAESRDLDELMTRIKNTIYGDSISEVQKPYTSQGIESALRSHLADTHYSIAKTSGNSGVLDAYYMKFIVSNLKSILKGKALGKPQEEIETHVNLHAEELIKQRDVVIKALVSKDLEEAVASLNSVQFGEEIAKAAALYSERKNVQIFDTYFDKILIQHLAGAMKNYADKDATKLVGMDVDFYNILSVIRGKFWGLKEEQIQDLIVAQTPTAKELLGRMIAAATIKDAFNELSNTKYKTLIPQTEKELDAIAEFERAFEMAIYQTAIRSFTKMFSFATIVGITKLTAFEVRNLAAIAFAVEQKIPTEITMSKLILEVE
- a CDS encoding ammonium transporter encodes the protein MNSRNHKYALLLVAAVAITAAGAMSQAFAQNVNDGMDGYVAGTSGIYTGNPNECWYDDGEGNMMPCRIDTGDTAWILTATSLVLFMSPGVGFFYGGLARSKNVVNVLGMTIIVMGLISVQWVLWGYSLAFGPIDSDANMFMGSLQYVGFNDVSHYAPLGEAGPCADTWSAAYQMNAMVEADQCSQGWPGTVPHQLFAMFQATFAIITPILIIGGLIDRIKFSALIIFILLWATFVYDPVAHWVWGGGYIGGGALDLNPDLSPSFALDFAGGTVVHITSGFSALAGALILGRRLGYGKVPMEPHNIPMVVLGAGILWFGWFGFNAGSEVMVDGITVSAWTVTNTATGMAALTWVLMSWAHTGKPSIVGAASGAVAGLVAITPASGWVGPMASIIIGIAAGTVCYAAVTFKNARKWDDALDVWGVHGMGGLTGAILTGTLASPHIWDTGDGIGAWTGTAEGMEQQAISIIGAAISVGYAFGVTIVILKIMDAVWPGGIRVTPKEEEIGLDLAQHGERAYVNE
- a CDS encoding sulfurtransferase — protein: MLISTSDLNSILNDPNIIIVDTRSFKEYSESHIPNAVNLDLFAFHWIDTTKEGIENFNSQTTTLLSFLGVTPEKKVIFYDAVSGMLAARGVWILLYFSHQNVYMLDGGITKWKKENLSLETKPNGFKPSKFTGKINPNIISGFEYIRDNLNNVKIIDARSTGEYTGSVIRAAQSGHIPNSINIDWNENLEKDGTFKTNSELSKLYDFPKDSEIITYCQGAYRAANSFLALKKLGFHKVRVYLGSWGEWGNKPELPVEK
- a CDS encoding V-type ATP synthase subunit I: MGTADLKLGTIVLPRSESPQAISRLTEFEWFHKIDSSSDQVTPEIDDLLLDAQKIFQSIDDVVKGMGIPLTVGIMEILFKGTVIKKKNYEIDEIEHMINDLRKTTPSIIDEPAKLLEDAQNTRLAIEEYKSLKDTLEVIRKMNLDLTGFGLMRYFFTNLFVINSSDYEEISRSLEGIAIYKYDLESKDKTALLVISDIEDSEKVFKILRSFNSNSFKIPEGFPQVPSEAYALAESKIKELTTKQTSISKELLKYKKKIRQDILAIHEKALVAKDVLEMLRKPGGTKNFAVIQGYIPKRMEVKFKDSTKQWMSIIEDVTDPKHVEELPTLFENKKFVRTFEVITKSQGIPKKGEPDPTPMIALMWPIFYGLMFADMGHGLLLMGLGLLFKVKGQGDLARWGMLIAISGASAAIAGVGTGEMFGYHISHMGPFEGLLEEGGVLYPVSWIVGILSVAELTFDQVINILKVSLFIGIVHLVWAMVLRIRRLAAEGHKLVMFTEAIPNITLYGGIVVIMMCAIGSQYDVMNMYSKVHTEAVPWVTIFLGDWAQVWIVTRIAVIIVIASMVLMMVGGILHAKKHPESGGDPASVLMEVLLGKTVESLAHTISYARLGIMLLVHAALLMTVNNAFASLGGAESGGAMAMIIGGNLGIMMIEGLIVYIQSLRLHLYEFFTKWYVGGSQPFRQIRPELIYNQFIWKKK
- a CDS encoding V-type ATP synthase subunit E gives rise to the protein MGSNSALEQTIDKILTKTEKDVLSNIRSALTESNQTLDDSIPKLEREYDKIISDGKKEADKIEKQLIGSSDLEARNNRLLALEKAVDDVFTKAIEQISNTNRNDNYSKLMTTLLDEATTILGTTKVVISTNSKDKNIVQSLLSKYSGAELSPEPITCMGGITVKSKDGGMKFDNTIDARIQRMKPLIRKEIATKFGVGN
- a CDS encoding V-type ATP synthase subunit A, whose translation is MAAQGRIVWVSGPAVKADGMSDAKMYETVVVGNSKLVGEVIRLTGDVAFIQVYESTSGLKPGEPVVGTGNPLSVLLGPGIIGQIYDGIQRPLKELSKASGSFIGRGITTTPVDMVKKFHFVPSVSNGDEVAAGNVLGTVQETDLILHSIMVPPDHPGGKLSNMVSEGDYNLETVLATTEKNGQKIQLKMYHRWPVRKPRPYHTRYDPTVPLLTGQRVIDTFFPIAKGGTGSIPGAFGTGKTVTLHQIAKWADSQVVVYIGCGERGNEMTEVLVEFPHLKDPRSGKPLMDRTVLVANTSNMPVAAREASIYTGVTIAEYYRDMGYDVVLVADSTSRWAESLREMSGRLEEMPAEEGYPSYLASRLAEFYERAGRVKAVGSPDRDGSVTLVGAVSPSGGDFTEPVTTHTMRFIKTFWALDAKLAYSRHYPSINWMNSYSGYLGDIAKWWGENINSDWLSLRSEAYGVLQREDTLKEIVRLLGPEALPDEEKLILEVARMLKIGLLQQNSFDDVDTYCSPQKQYKLLKLSVEFYKRGQQALKEGASLADIRAMTIIPTLLKARMDIKDDEIPKLDQLDIDMKEQFKSITGVKVSN